From Streptomyces sp. NBC_00690, a single genomic window includes:
- a CDS encoding YhgE/Pip domain-containing protein encodes MRSPRLAALELRRFGRGKLPRAAIVAVVLLPLLYGALYLWSFWDPYAQLDRVPVALVNEDDGATARGEQISAGDEIARGLIDSDVFAWHEVSADEAREGVENGAYYLSLTLPKDLSSRIASSEGDSPETGALQVHTNDANNYIVGQISRTVFAEVRTAASAKASRGFLDRIFISFSDIHTATEEAAKGATELKGGIGEAKKGSRDLAEGLKDAKASAGKLAGGLTELTEGAGELESGSRQLASGTQTLADKVNGLADGVRPHLKDDGKSIGKAARVAADSSRALRERMETMVSAAPTAAATARTSADELAAIHRERCVEAEQPDAACPALQRASTAATAAAGAAKDANASVQGNKREFKRFDAKLADLQGEADDLARRAPGLDDDLDSAVKKVNALNSGAKNVFQGAKKLHSGLGGAQSGSTELDSGVGKLTKGAGNLDGGLFKLADGSADLAGGLKDGVTKIPDYDEPDRDRRTEVMADPVRLASTSLNEAPNYGTGFAPYFIPLSLWVGAMVAYMIVSPLNRRALAAGGSAWRIALAGWLPVVAIGLVQVGALMSVLHWGLGLTLAHAGGTVAFLALTIGCFASIIQWLNARFGAAGRILVLAVLMLQLTSAGGTYPVQTSPAFFNALHPFLPMTHVVEALRRLITGGGLDPVWQASAVLLAFTAGALALTALSARRKQVWTLDRLHPELSL; translated from the coding sequence ATGCGCTCGCCGAGACTGGCCGCGCTTGAACTTAGGAGGTTCGGCAGGGGAAAGCTGCCACGTGCCGCGATCGTCGCGGTCGTCTTGCTGCCGTTGCTGTACGGGGCGCTGTACCTGTGGTCCTTCTGGGACCCCTACGCACAACTCGACCGGGTGCCCGTGGCCCTCGTCAACGAGGACGACGGTGCGACCGCACGGGGCGAGCAGATCTCGGCGGGCGACGAGATCGCGCGGGGCCTGATCGACAGCGATGTGTTCGCCTGGCACGAGGTCAGCGCCGATGAGGCACGCGAAGGCGTCGAGAACGGCGCGTACTACCTCTCCCTGACCCTGCCGAAGGACCTCAGCTCACGCATCGCGTCCAGCGAGGGCGACTCCCCCGAGACCGGCGCACTCCAGGTGCACACGAACGACGCCAACAACTACATCGTCGGGCAGATCTCCCGGACGGTGTTCGCCGAGGTCCGCACGGCTGCGTCGGCGAAGGCGTCGCGCGGCTTCCTGGACCGGATCTTCATCTCGTTCTCCGACATCCACACGGCGACCGAGGAGGCCGCCAAGGGCGCGACCGAGTTGAAGGGCGGCATCGGGGAGGCCAAGAAGGGCTCCCGTGACCTCGCGGAGGGCCTCAAGGACGCGAAGGCCAGCGCGGGAAAGCTGGCGGGCGGTCTGACCGAGCTCACCGAAGGAGCCGGCGAACTGGAGTCGGGCTCGCGGCAGCTCGCCTCCGGGACACAGACCCTCGCGGACAAAGTCAACGGGCTCGCCGACGGCGTCCGTCCCCATCTGAAGGACGACGGCAAGTCGATCGGAAAGGCGGCCCGAGTGGCCGCCGACTCCTCCCGGGCGCTGCGCGAACGGATGGAGACCATGGTGAGCGCGGCCCCGACCGCAGCCGCCACGGCGCGTACTTCGGCCGATGAACTGGCCGCGATCCACCGCGAGCGCTGTGTGGAGGCCGAGCAGCCGGATGCGGCCTGCCCCGCCCTCCAGCGGGCCAGTACCGCGGCCACGGCAGCGGCGGGTGCCGCGAAAGACGCCAACGCTTCGGTGCAGGGGAACAAGCGCGAGTTCAAGAGGTTCGACGCCAAGCTCGCCGACCTCCAGGGCGAGGCGGACGACCTCGCCCGGCGCGCCCCCGGTCTCGACGACGACCTCGACTCCGCCGTGAAGAAGGTCAACGCCCTCAACTCCGGGGCGAAGAACGTCTTCCAAGGGGCGAAGAAGCTGCATTCGGGGCTGGGCGGCGCGCAGTCCGGCTCCACCGAACTGGACTCCGGGGTCGGCAAGCTGACGAAGGGCGCCGGGAACCTGGACGGCGGACTGTTCAAGCTCGCCGATGGATCCGCGGACCTGGCCGGCGGCCTCAAGGACGGTGTCACCAAGATCCCGGACTACGACGAGCCGGACCGTGACCGCCGTACGGAGGTGATGGCCGACCCCGTACGCCTCGCGAGCACGTCCTTGAACGAGGCGCCCAACTACGGCACCGGCTTCGCTCCGTACTTCATCCCGCTCTCCCTGTGGGTGGGCGCCATGGTCGCCTACATGATCGTCTCGCCGCTCAACCGTCGGGCGCTCGCCGCGGGAGGCTCTGCCTGGCGGATCGCGCTGGCGGGGTGGCTGCCGGTGGTAGCGATCGGACTGGTACAGGTCGGCGCACTCATGTCGGTACTGCACTGGGGGCTCGGGCTGACCCTGGCCCACGCCGGCGGTACGGTCGCGTTCCTGGCGCTCACCATCGGCTGCTTCGCCTCGATCATCCAGTGGCTGAACGCCCGTTTCGGTGCCGCGGGGCGCATCCTCGTACTCGCCGTGCTGATGCTCCAGTTGACCTCTGCCGGCGGCACCTATCCCGTCCAGACCAGCCCGGCGTTCTTCAACGCCCTGCACCCCTTCTTGCCGATGACCCATGTGGTCGAGGCGCTGCGCAGGCTGATCACGGGTGGTGGGCTCGATCCGGTGTGGCAGGCCAGTGCCGTCCTGCTCGCGTTCACCGCGGGCGCGCTCGCCCTCACGGCACTGTCCGCGCGCCGCAAACAGGTGTGGACGCTGGATCGACTCCACCCCGAACTGAGCCTCTGA
- a CDS encoding DUF58 domain-containing protein — MSHGQAATVADAETDTNTDTDASGVRAALSGLTTRGRSFLAAGVAAAICAYVLGQSDLLRVGLLLAVLPFVCVAVLYRTRHRVTGSRRLTPSRVPAGAEARVHLRMDNVSRLPTGLLMLQDRVPYVLGPRPRFVLDRMEAGGRREVSYRVRSDLRGRYPLGPLQLRLNDPFGMCELTRSFGAFDTLTVIPRTEPLPPVRLLGDASGHGDGRLRSLALAGDDDVIPRTYRYGDDLRRVHWRSTARHGELMVRREEQPQRARCTVLLDTRNLAYEGSGPDSAFEWAVSGAASTLVHILERGFAVRVLTDTGQSVPGEGVNGFTASAQESAQSAGLMMDMLAVVEQSDGEGLTAAHDVLRGGSEGLLVAFFGDLDTEQTALAGRMRQRAGAAVAFVLDSENWATGGTVTAAVDQRVRALREVGWTALAVPPGASLPALWQQAGQQRAETGGGTAGTGTWS; from the coding sequence ATGTCCCACGGGCAGGCCGCCACGGTGGCGGACGCCGAGACGGACACGAACACCGACACGGACGCTTCGGGGGTACGGGCCGCGCTGAGCGGGTTGACGACGCGCGGTCGGTCGTTCCTCGCGGCGGGAGTGGCAGCGGCCATCTGCGCCTACGTCCTGGGGCAGAGCGATCTGCTGCGGGTGGGGCTGCTCCTCGCCGTGCTGCCGTTTGTCTGTGTGGCCGTGCTCTATCGCACCCGCCACCGCGTCACGGGCAGTCGGCGGTTGACCCCCTCCCGGGTGCCGGCGGGCGCGGAGGCACGCGTCCACCTGCGCATGGACAACGTCTCGCGGCTGCCCACCGGGCTGCTCATGCTCCAGGACCGCGTGCCCTACGTCCTCGGTCCCCGCCCACGGTTCGTCCTGGACCGGATGGAGGCGGGCGGGCGGCGCGAGGTGTCCTACCGCGTGCGCTCCGATCTGCGCGGACGGTATCCGCTCGGGCCGCTGCAACTACGGCTGAACGACCCCTTCGGAATGTGCGAACTGACCCGGTCCTTCGGTGCCTTCGACACCCTCACCGTCATACCGCGGACCGAACCGCTCCCCCCGGTGCGCCTGCTGGGGGACGCCTCGGGGCACGGAGACGGCAGGCTTCGCTCCCTCGCCCTCGCCGGTGACGACGATGTCATTCCCCGCACCTACCGCTACGGGGACGACCTCAGGCGGGTGCACTGGCGCTCCACCGCCCGCCACGGCGAGTTGATGGTGCGCCGCGAAGAGCAACCACAGCGCGCCCGTTGCACCGTCCTGCTCGACACCCGCAATCTCGCCTACGAGGGCTCGGGTCCCGATTCGGCCTTCGAGTGGGCGGTCTCCGGCGCCGCTTCCACCTTGGTGCACATCCTTGAGCGGGGCTTCGCGGTCCGGGTGCTCACGGACACCGGACAGTCCGTACCCGGCGAGGGGGTGAACGGCTTCACCGCGTCCGCCCAGGAGTCCGCCCAGTCCGCCGGCCTGATGATGGACATGCTCGCCGTCGTCGAGCAGTCGGACGGTGAGGGGCTCACCGCCGCCCATGACGTGTTGCGCGGCGGGAGTGAAGGTCTGCTGGTGGCCTTCTTCGGCGACCTCGACACGGAGCAGACCGCACTCGCGGGCCGGATGCGACAGCGCGCCGGTGCCGCCGTCGCCTTCGTTCTGGACAGCGAGAACTGGGCCACCGGCGGAACCGTGACGGCGGCAGTCGACCAGCGCGTCCGAGCCCTGCGCGAGGTCGGGTGGACCGCGCTGGCCGTCCCGCCCGGGGCGTCGTTGCCTGCGCTGTGGCAGCAGGCGGGTCAACAGCGGGCCGAGACCGGCGGGGGTACGGCCGGGACGGGAACCTGGTCATGA
- a CDS encoding SAV_6107 family HEPN domain-containing protein — translation MANRHPAAAHRRRVTGPVPSLAGPASDVHPVLRRATAPPAALDLLAQARTGLDEAATLDVPNERYARAHLAALRTAAAVLAARGHPDGSPAGPPASGSAPRRGRRAGIRTAWELLPETAPELSEWSTLFASGAARRARAEAGIAGAASSRDADGLLRDAAMFLRLVERMLIVQPVLPLPREGRTDAAQEEDAEAVRGA, via the coding sequence ATGGCCAACCGTCATCCGGCCGCCGCACACCGGCGCCGTGTCACCGGCCCTGTCCCCTCACTGGCCGGGCCCGCGAGCGACGTCCACCCCGTCCTGCGGCGCGCAACGGCGCCGCCCGCGGCCCTCGATCTCCTGGCCCAGGCCCGCACCGGGCTCGATGAGGCCGCCACCCTCGATGTGCCCAACGAGCGCTATGCGAGGGCCCATCTGGCCGCCCTGCGCACCGCGGCGGCCGTACTGGCCGCCCGGGGGCATCCCGATGGCTCCCCCGCAGGGCCACCGGCCTCGGGGAGCGCTCCCCGTCGCGGTCGACGGGCGGGCATCCGCACCGCCTGGGAACTGCTGCCCGAGACCGCACCCGAACTCTCCGAGTGGAGCACCCTGTTCGCCTCGGGCGCCGCTCGTCGGGCGCGGGCCGAAGCCGGCATAGCCGGTGCGGCGAGCAGCCGCGATGCCGATGGACTCCTGCGTGACGCCGCCATGTTCCTGCGGCTCGTCGAGCGGATGCTGATCGTCCAACCGGTCCTGCCGCTCCCGAGGGAAGGCCGGACGGATGCGGCGCAGGAGGAGGACGCGGAGGCGGTGCGGGGAGCCTGA
- a CDS encoding ATP-binding cassette domain-containing protein: MDGPRGAHISAEGLGLKGPRGWAFRGMDLQAEPGSLIAVEGPSGSGRTCLLLALSGRMRTTEGSAEVDGLPLPRKLAAVRAISALGHVPGVNELDPALTVAEHLRERALMQRRFDGSLTELTRSLLRSRADRRAGARRRIEEALKVAGLDPAVLPKGDRTAVRDLERLEALRLSVALALIGRPQLLAVDDTDLKLSAADRRAAWALLRSVAADGTTVLAVSSQAPPDATTVRTGVSAATAPHSDDPVADRAESGDQDDDSAGTHEGTASEKNERDAQRGTSDALAETGRA, from the coding sequence GTGGACGGACCACGCGGGGCGCACATCAGCGCCGAGGGCCTCGGGCTCAAAGGGCCGCGGGGTTGGGCGTTCCGGGGAATGGACCTCCAGGCCGAACCGGGCTCGCTCATCGCCGTCGAAGGGCCGTCCGGCTCCGGGCGGACCTGCCTCCTGCTCGCCCTCAGCGGCAGGATGCGCACCACCGAAGGCAGTGCCGAGGTCGATGGACTCCCCCTGCCGCGCAAGCTGGCCGCCGTCCGCGCGATCAGCGCCCTGGGCCATGTGCCGGGAGTCAATGAACTCGATCCGGCGCTGACCGTCGCCGAGCACCTACGCGAACGGGCCCTCATGCAGCGCCGGTTCGACGGCTCGCTGACCGAACTGACCCGGAGCCTGCTGCGCTCACGGGCCGACCGCCGCGCCGGTGCACGGCGGCGGATCGAAGAGGCGTTGAAAGTGGCGGGGCTCGACCCGGCCGTACTCCCCAAGGGGGATCGCACGGCGGTACGCGACCTGGAGCGGCTGGAGGCCCTTCGGCTGTCCGTCGCCCTGGCGTTGATCGGCCGCCCCCAACTGCTCGCGGTCGACGACACCGACCTCAAGCTCTCCGCCGCCGACCGGCGCGCCGCCTGGGCGCTGCTGCGGTCGGTCGCCGCGGACGGCACGACCGTACTGGCGGTCTCCAGTCAGGCTCCGCCGGATGCCACGACCGTACGGACCGGCGTATCGGCCGCGACCGCACCGCACTCCGACGACCCGGTTGCCGACCGGGCGGAATCCGGTGACCAGGACGACGACAGCGCCGGAACGCACGAGGGCACGGCGAGCGAGAAGAACGAACGGGACGCACAGAGGGGAACGTCGGATGCGCTCGCCGAGACTGGCCGCGCTTGA
- a CDS encoding DUF4126 domain-containing protein, with the protein MSVLPLVFTSGWASGINAYAVVLLLGIFGATGLTDEVPESLQRTDVLIAAGVLFLCEAVADKIPYVDSVWDTAHTVIRPIAGAVVAALLAGESGSLPELAAGAVGGSTALMSHLVKAGTRMAVNTSPEPFSNVALSVTEDLGVAGIITFAMFNPVAAAVIAGVLLVLGLVTVVLLASRIRRFLRRRAQRREEKRLAAGGRPSG; encoded by the coding sequence GTGTCCGTACTCCCCCTTGTGTTCACGAGCGGCTGGGCCAGCGGGATCAACGCCTACGCCGTGGTCCTGCTCCTCGGCATCTTCGGCGCCACCGGACTCACCGACGAAGTACCCGAATCGCTCCAGCGCACCGATGTGCTGATCGCCGCGGGGGTGCTGTTCCTCTGTGAGGCCGTGGCGGACAAGATTCCGTACGTCGACTCGGTGTGGGACACGGCCCACACCGTGATCCGCCCGATCGCCGGGGCGGTCGTAGCAGCGCTGTTGGCCGGTGAGAGCGGCTCGCTCCCGGAACTGGCGGCCGGCGCGGTGGGCGGTTCCACCGCCCTGATGAGCCATCTGGTCAAGGCGGGCACCCGGATGGCGGTCAACACCTCCCCCGAGCCGTTCAGCAATGTCGCCTTGAGCGTGACGGAGGACCTCGGCGTCGCCGGGATCATCACGTTCGCCATGTTCAATCCCGTGGCGGCTGCCGTCATCGCGGGAGTGCTGCTGGTACTGGGCCTCGTCACGGTCGTCCTGCTCGCCAGCAGGATCCGGCGCTTCCTTCGACGCAGAGCCCAGCGCCGCGAGGAGAAACGTCTGGCGGCGGGCGGCAGACCCTCGGGGTGA
- a CDS encoding DUF3040 domain-containing protein — translation MPLSEHEQRMLEQMERALYAEDPKFATALEGSGLRTYTRRRVYQAVAGFLVGIALLMAGMVAQQIWISVVGFLVMLGCAVLAVTGWRKAPKPGEQQTLGDAAAGARRQPRQSRQRKSVMDRIEERWQRRRDEQGH, via the coding sequence GTGCCGCTCTCGGAGCACGAGCAGCGAATGCTCGAGCAGATGGAGCGAGCGCTGTACGCCGAAGATCCCAAGTTCGCTACAGCGCTTGAGGGAAGCGGGCTGCGTACGTACACCCGGCGACGGGTCTACCAAGCGGTCGCGGGCTTCCTGGTGGGTATCGCGCTCCTCATGGCCGGAATGGTCGCGCAGCAGATCTGGATCAGCGTGGTGGGGTTCCTCGTCATGCTGGGCTGTGCGGTCCTGGCGGTCACCGGATGGCGCAAAGCGCCGAAGCCGGGTGAGCAGCAGACCCTGGGGGATGCGGCAGCGGGTGCTCGCCGCCAGCCCCGTCAGTCCCGTCAGCGTAAATCGGTGATGGACCGGATCGAAGAGCGGTGGCAGCGCCGCCGCGACGAGCAAGGCCACTGA
- a CDS encoding TetR/AcrR family transcriptional regulator, with protein sequence MDARDSSSTRRRATRAKLYEAAVTLIAEQGFSATTVDEIAERAGVAKGTVYYNFKSKTELFEELLRYGVGLLTASLQSAADRTAERGGTKVAALDEMIRAGLVFIDRYPAFTQLYVAELWRTNRAWQSTLLVVRQQAVAVVETVLREAVDNGELSAEIDIPLTAAALVGMVLVAALDWQSFQRERTLDDVHAALSRLLHGRVSGR encoded by the coding sequence ATGGACGCGAGGGACAGCAGCAGCACCAGACGCCGGGCGACACGGGCGAAACTGTACGAGGCGGCAGTGACACTGATAGCCGAGCAGGGTTTCTCGGCGACCACGGTGGACGAGATCGCCGAGCGCGCCGGAGTGGCCAAGGGCACGGTGTACTACAACTTCAAGAGCAAGACGGAACTCTTCGAGGAACTGCTGCGGTACGGGGTCGGGCTGCTCACCGCCTCACTCCAGTCCGCCGCCGACCGGACGGCCGAGCGCGGCGGGACGAAGGTGGCCGCGCTGGACGAGATGATCCGGGCCGGCCTGGTCTTCATCGACCGCTACCCGGCCTTCACCCAGCTGTACGTCGCCGAACTGTGGCGTACCAACAGGGCGTGGCAGTCGACCTTGCTGGTGGTGCGCCAACAGGCGGTCGCCGTGGTCGAGACGGTGCTCCGGGAGGCCGTGGACAACGGCGAGCTCAGCGCCGAGATCGACATTCCGCTCACCGCCGCCGCCCTCGTGGGGATGGTGTTGGTGGCGGCGTTGGACTGGCAGTCGTTCCAGCGGGAGCGGACGCTCGACGACGTCCACGCCGCACTCTCCCGCCTGCTGCACGGAAGGGTGAGCGGTCGCTGA
- a CDS encoding transglutaminase TgpA family protein encodes MSGRGRLALCAYAATVMTASALLPLLDSPGWLVQAALLLGIQSAVGAAARRISLARLLTVALQTLVALSLLTWVFARGQAVLGVIPGPATFQWFGELLATGGQDISRYATPAPTTDGIRLMVVGGVLLIGLCVDVIAVTLRSAAPAGLPLLALYSVAAGLSGGGANWLWFLLAASGFLLLLLAESKDRVSRWGRVFRGAPAAPPRGARAFESDGGVPLASVRTGRRIGALALGVALVVPAALPAMDGGLLAGVGAGEGSGSGGGTITAVNPLVSLQDNLNQSDNREVMRYRTSAAGIEDHYLRFVALDQFDGTTWKSSERKVEDVPDRLPRPPGLSPSVKTTAIRTNITAAGYYEQNWLPLPYPATEVSIDGRWRFEPEGRTVVGDRGEDTRSAQYTVESLLVEPTAEQLAQAPPAPAKLRREYTRVPDSLPAVVRRTAENVTRGANNDYQRAVMLQEWFTVGGGFTYDTQVQSGTGSQAIVRFLRDKQGFCIHFSFSMAAMARTLGIPARVAVGFTPGTPGADSTVSVAVRDAHAWPELYFEGVGWTRFEPTPSRGNVPQYAQPETPSGAPSNPTAPEAAASNEPSAAPSPTDSCSPELRRLGECGAAAPQDLATPTDAGASAWNVLLTGVTVLVALLVPLSPMLLRLRIRSRRLGSGGRTEADATHRTLAAWHEVLDTAWDHGIAPDGSDTPRRTAARIVREGQLEGEAADTVHQMAGAVEKVLYAPHRQVTGGLVDDAARIRAGLGAAAGRGTRLRALLLPRSSIRVIWAVSARWITVAERLRASRWSPARGAALLRRPLRQRS; translated from the coding sequence ATGAGCGGTCGAGGACGGCTGGCGCTCTGCGCCTACGCCGCCACGGTGATGACGGCGAGCGCACTGCTGCCGCTGTTGGACTCGCCCGGGTGGCTTGTGCAGGCGGCCCTGCTGCTGGGGATCCAGAGCGCTGTCGGTGCGGCTGCCCGGCGGATTTCGCTGGCCCGGCTGTTGACGGTGGCCCTCCAGACACTGGTGGCCCTGTCCCTGCTCACCTGGGTCTTCGCCCGTGGCCAGGCGGTGCTGGGAGTGATTCCTGGTCCTGCGACATTCCAGTGGTTCGGTGAACTGCTCGCCACGGGCGGACAGGACATCAGCCGCTACGCCACGCCCGCACCGACCACGGACGGCATCCGACTCATGGTGGTCGGCGGAGTCCTGCTGATCGGCCTGTGCGTCGACGTCATAGCGGTCACGCTCCGCAGCGCTGCGCCGGCGGGACTGCCCCTGCTGGCCTTGTACTCGGTCGCCGCCGGACTCTCGGGTGGAGGTGCCAACTGGCTGTGGTTCCTGCTCGCAGCCTCCGGGTTCCTGCTGCTCCTGCTGGCCGAGAGCAAGGATCGGGTCTCCCGGTGGGGTCGGGTGTTCCGAGGTGCTCCGGCCGCTCCCCCGCGTGGGGCGCGGGCCTTCGAATCCGACGGTGGTGTGCCCCTGGCGTCCGTTCGCACGGGACGGCGCATCGGAGCGCTCGCCCTGGGAGTCGCGCTCGTGGTGCCGGCCGCGCTGCCCGCGATGGACGGCGGTCTGCTGGCCGGCGTCGGCGCCGGAGAGGGCTCCGGCTCGGGCGGCGGCACGATCACCGCGGTGAACCCCCTGGTGTCGCTCCAGGACAATCTGAACCAGTCGGACAACCGCGAGGTCATGCGCTATCGCACCAGTGCCGCAGGGATCGAGGACCACTATCTGCGGTTCGTGGCACTCGACCAGTTCGACGGAACCACCTGGAAGTCCTCCGAGCGGAAAGTCGAGGACGTGCCCGACCGGCTGCCCCGGCCGCCCGGGCTGAGCCCGTCGGTGAAGACCACCGCGATCAGGACGAACATCACGGCCGCCGGGTACTACGAACAGAACTGGCTCCCCCTCCCCTATCCCGCGACGGAGGTGTCGATCGACGGCCGCTGGCGGTTCGAGCCCGAGGGCAGGACCGTGGTCGGTGACCGCGGCGAGGACACGCGCAGTGCCCAGTACACGGTGGAAAGTCTGCTGGTGGAGCCCACGGCGGAGCAGTTGGCGCAGGCACCGCCGGCCCCGGCCAAGCTGCGGCGCGAGTACACCAGGGTTCCGGACTCCCTACCCGCAGTCGTGCGCAGGACGGCGGAGAACGTGACCCGCGGCGCGAACAACGACTACCAGCGAGCGGTGATGCTCCAGGAGTGGTTCACCGTGGGCGGTGGCTTCACCTACGACACCCAGGTGCAGTCAGGCACGGGGAGCCAGGCGATCGTCCGGTTCCTCCGGGACAAGCAGGGATTCTGCATCCACTTCTCGTTCTCCATGGCAGCCATGGCCCGCACCCTGGGGATACCCGCGCGGGTCGCGGTCGGCTTCACCCCCGGCACTCCGGGGGCGGACAGCACGGTCTCCGTGGCAGTGCGGGATGCCCACGCCTGGCCCGAGTTGTACTTCGAGGGCGTGGGATGGACACGGTTCGAGCCCACCCCCAGCCGGGGCAACGTTCCCCAGTACGCACAGCCCGAGACCCCGTCCGGGGCCCCGAGCAACCCCACCGCACCCGAGGCGGCAGCGTCGAACGAGCCGTCGGCGGCCCCGTCGCCCACCGACAGTTGCTCCCCGGAACTGCGACGCCTCGGTGAGTGCGGCGCCGCCGCGCCGCAGGACCTGGCCACCCCCACCGACGCGGGCGCCTCGGCCTGGAACGTCCTGCTCACCGGTGTGACGGTGCTGGTCGCACTGCTCGTGCCGCTGTCGCCCATGCTGCTGAGACTGAGAATCCGGTCCCGACGGCTGGGTTCCGGCGGGCGCACGGAGGCGGATGCCACGCACCGGACGTTGGCAGCGTGGCACGAGGTGCTGGACACGGCCTGGGACCACGGAATCGCACCGGACGGCTCCGACACACCGCGCAGGACCGCGGCCCGGATCGTTCGCGAGGGACAACTCGAAGGCGAGGCGGCGGACACCGTCCACCAGATGGCCGGCGCCGTCGAGAAGGTGTTGTACGCGCCCCACCGCCAGGTCACCGGTGGCCTGGTCGACGATGCCGCACGCATCCGAGCGGGGCTGGGTGCAGCAGCGGGCAGAGGCACCCGGCTACGGGCACTTCTCCTGCCCCGATCGTCCATTCGGGTGATCTGGGCCGTTTCAGCCCGCTGGATCACCGTCGCCGAGCGGTTGCGCGCAAGCCGCTGGTCGCCGGCCCGTGGGGCAGCGCTACTGCGCCGCCCGTTGCGGCAGCGGAGCTGA
- a CDS encoding class I SAM-dependent methyltransferase — protein sequence MVWEVLKDALDRRVKATGTDVLDVLDTGGGSGSFAVPVAQLGHRVTVVDPSPNALFALERRTAEAGVAERVRGVQGDVHGLFDVVERGSYDIVLCHGVLEYVDDPVEGVRNAVDALRPEGAISLLVAGLGGAVIARALAGHFAEARQALTDPAGRWGDGDPVPRRFTAEQLTELCGEAGVEVGAVHGVRIFADLVPGVLVDTEPGALDALLKLEAAAAELSAFHSVASQLHVLGEKHA from the coding sequence GTGGTCTGGGAAGTCCTGAAGGACGCTCTCGACCGTCGGGTCAAGGCGACCGGGACGGACGTCCTCGACGTCCTCGACACCGGCGGCGGCAGCGGCTCGTTCGCCGTACCGGTCGCGCAGCTCGGCCACCGGGTCACCGTGGTCGACCCCAGCCCCAACGCCCTCTTCGCGCTGGAGCGCCGCACCGCCGAGGCCGGTGTCGCCGAACGCGTCCGCGGCGTGCAGGGCGATGTGCACGGCCTCTTCGACGTGGTGGAACGCGGCTCCTACGACATCGTCCTGTGCCACGGGGTCCTGGAATACGTGGATGACCCCGTCGAGGGCGTGCGCAACGCGGTGGACGCCCTGCGGCCCGAGGGTGCGATCAGTCTGCTGGTGGCAGGGCTGGGCGGTGCCGTCATCGCCCGCGCCCTCGCCGGCCACTTCGCCGAGGCGCGCCAGGCGCTGACCGACCCCGCCGGACGTTGGGGCGACGGCGACCCGGTGCCCCGTCGATTCACTGCCGAGCAGCTCACCGAATTGTGCGGGGAGGCCGGAGTGGAGGTCGGTGCCGTGCACGGCGTACGGATCTTCGCGGATCTGGTCCCCGGCGTTCTGGTGGACACCGAGCCGGGTGCTCTGGACGCCCTCCTCAAGCTGGAGGCGGCCGCCGCCGAGCTCTCCGCATTCCACTCGGTCGCCTCCCAGCTGCACGTCCTGGGTGAGAAGCACGCCTGA